The Methanofastidiosum sp. genome segment CTCTTCTTCTTGCTCTCGTATCAGCTTCTTTTAGTACTTCACCTACGTAGTTTTTTGGTTTTAAGTGATGATCTCTTACAGCCTGTATTATTTCATCTGCGTAAACTAAGTCTTTAAAACCACTTATGCTTTCAAGCACTGTAACGCTTATAAAAGGATGATCTCCGAGTGCATAGTACTGCTTTCTGTACTTTGGAATCTTGCCTATGTCGTGTGCCAGTGCGGCAATAAGTGCTATCGGTAAGTTCGCACTGTAGGGGACTATAGTAAGTATCTCCTCGGCTACATGCACTGTGTGTTCTGCAAGTGAGACCTGTGCAAGCATTTTGTATGTATCCTGCGGAATCTTACTTTCCGTCTCGTTCTGCCCTGACACAACACTTGCAACTGCTCCTTCTGTATCAAGAAGCGTAAGCAGATTATTTATTACTTTCCTTGCTCCACCTGTATAGAAAGGTTTCTTGTCAATGTGCTTTTTGAAAAATTCTCTGATTACGTCTGTAAAGAAGTGTGGAATATCGCTCTGTTCCACGTTTGCTTGGGAGTTTCTCCAGAGTCTTGAAAGCTCCTCAAGTTTGATTACTGCTTCCTTTCTCTTCGTCCAAAGAATTGATACGTCTTCAATATGAATTTCTTGCTTTCCATTCTCGTTTTTAGCCAAAGATGTATTCCCACTCTTTGTAGGTTTTAAAGCCCACCACAAAAGCCCCACACTTACTATGATCACAATTAAAAAAAGCTCTATCATTGTGCAACTGCTTCCTGCGTTTCTACTGATATTTTCGGAAACTTTATCTCTATGTAACAGTCGCTTACGTCAATAGTCTTTCCTTTATACTGTCCACTGTACGTAAATAGGTAAAATTGCCTTGGACCTAAATTAAGAACGTGTTCGGGCTTAACAAGTGGTTCTTCAACTTCTTTAGTAATTATTCCTCCACCAGGGGATATGGCTGGTGAAATTCTCTTCTTTGTTCCAAAGTGCTTTGCAACATACTCAGCAGTGTCAGTATCGGGGACACGCATAAAGAGCTTGGTGTTGGCGTTGTCAAGGATGGAACGTCCAAATTCGTGTCCTACTTCCTGATATATCTGGTTAACTGACTGGTTGAATGCGTGAACCCAAACTCCTGCTCCACCTGCTTTGGCAAATAAATCTTCGATGCCGTAGTAAAGAATGTTCTGAGCTTCGTCTATATACATTGCAATCGGAGGATTAATAATTTCACCACTTAAAAACATTCTACCAACAAATGTTTTAACCATGCTTACTATAACTTTCCCAAGCACTTTCGCTGCATCTTCCGTAAGTAATGCACCAAGATGAGCGATCATAATAACTCTTTTACCCTCTTCAAGTCTCTTTATAAATCTGTTTTCATCAGCTTTGCCTATAAGTTTTCCAATATTCCCAGCTGAAAGTTGCATTAGTGCTACTCTTAAAGAAGTTGAAATTTTTGAATAGTAGTCCTGTGGGGAGTTGACTATTTTCTGCATGTTTTTTGCTATCTCTTTTGCCTCGGGCAAGTCTATAACCTGTATCTCCTTTAGAAGTTCAGCTA includes the following:
- a CDS encoding TraM recognition domain-containing protein; its protein translation is MLKRKKEKTKEKITILGEGYNLSDPYKKKIQIAIPDSHRKGHFWCFGTTRAGKTRLMESMVEQDIRKGYSVVVIDPKSDIQLFSKIVQVAFEEQRHEDLIFITPIFPEYSAVIDPLAYYYMPEELVAHIVSGVPVEEPFFYKVAYEISMVLVQALLLKAKLEGRGHTFNINEIKDRMSREEIAELLKEIQVIDLPEAKEIAKNMQKIVNSPQDYYSKISTSLRVALMQLSAGNIGKLIGKADENRFIKRLEEGKRVIMIAHLGALLTEDAAKVLGKVIVSMVKTFVGRMFLSGEIINPPIAMYIDEAQNILYYGIEDLFAKAGGAGVWVHAFNQSVNQIYQEVGHEFGRSILDNANTKLFMRVPDTDTAEYVAKHFGTKKRISPAISPGGGIITKEVEEPLVKPEHVLNLGPRQFYLFTYSGQYKGKTIDVSDCYIEIKFPKISVETQEAVAQ